A genomic window from Polyodon spathula isolate WHYD16114869_AA chromosome 43, ASM1765450v1, whole genome shotgun sequence includes:
- the LOC121305542 gene encoding histamine H1 receptor-like: protein MNTGLTTPHSWLGANNHSSNQSNETCAHAGVGGRDRSQVLMGLLLSCLCIVTVLMNTLVLYAVKSERALHTVANMYITSLASADFLIGSVVMPLSLAYLLDEEWKMGRAACKFWLSLDYIASTASIFSLFVLCLDRYRSVRRPLAYIRLRTKARAGWLIALAWLLSASWLVPILGWPQSAGGAETDTVVTQKQCDTEFRHSSWFKLLAAFLNFYLPSAFMLWYYSRIYKAVQKHCRQRSGSFGVSSGIFPESNGLLFPGEWESKKGAFERGKDLVCTKVCGGKRRSNLRSFKYKCGRPISEQNSDGPSVFSEYRHHYPVSFSGVRLPSGYTRLMGMELKPIKKGHSQALKTHADQDSGERFMEEGIANRIHPQTSARKCGGKGTDIPEWKEMQDILKIRNLCEIPVKGSGRNPGNGNAKSVRREPWMRGSFPRRPSWKNKDRKAARQLGVIVAVFMVCWTPYFVSFTITALCDSCISAHTHMVTIWLGYLNSTLNPFIYPLSNTTFRKTFRQTLRQQHCLARTHCF, encoded by the coding sequence ATGAATACTGGGCTAACCACACCCCACTCCTGGCTAGGGGCCAATAACCACAGCAGCAACCAATCGAACGAGACGTGTGCGCATGCCGGAGTGGGCGGCCGTGACAGGAGCCAGGTGCTCATGGGATTGCTGCTGAGCTGTCTGTGCATCGTCACTGTGCTGATGAACACCCTGGTGCTGTACGCCGTGAAAAGCGAGCGCGCCTTGCACACGGTGGCCAACATGTACATCACAAGCCTGGCTTCGGCAGATTTCCTCATAGGGAGCGTTGTGATGCCTCTGAGCCTCGCCTACCTGCTGGACGAGGAGTGGAAGATGGGCCGAGCCGCCTGCAAATTCTGGCTGTCCCTCGATTACATAGCCAGCACTGCCTCCATTTTCAGCCTGTTTGTCCTCTGCCTGGATCGCTACAGGTCAGTACGCAGGCCCTTGGCTTATATCCGGCTCAGGACCAAAGCCAGGGCTGGCTGGCTCATTGCTTTGGCCTGGCTGCTGTCCGCAAGTTGGCTGGTCCCCATACTGGGTTGGCCACAGTCTGCTGGTGGCGCGGAAACAGATACCGTAGTAACCCAGAAGCAGTGTGACACTGAATTCAGACACTCCAGCTGGTTCAAGCTGCTAGCAGCCTTCCTGAATTTCTACCTGCCCTCTGCATTCATGCTCTGGTATTACTCTCGCATATACAAAGCTGTTCAGAAGCACTGCAGGCAGAGATCCGGATCgtttggtgttagcagtgggatctTTCCCGAAAGTAACGGCCTTCTATTTCCAGGAGAATGGGAAAGCAAAAAGGGCGCCTTCGAACGGGGGAAAGATCTGGTGTGTACGAAGGTGTGTGGGGGTAAAAGGAGATCTAATTTGAGGAGTTTTAAGTACAAATGTGGGCGTCCGATTTCAGAGCAGAATTCGGACGGGCCATCTGTTTTTTCTGAATACCGTCACCACTACCCAGTTTCTTTCTCGGGTGTAAGGCTCCCATCTGGATATACCCGGCTGATGGGCATGGAGCTCAAACCCATCAAGAAGGGTCATTCCCAAGCTCTAAAAACACACGCCGACCAAGATAGTGGAGAGAGATTTATGGAGGAAGGGATAGCGAACAGGATTCATCCTCAAACGTCCGCCAGGAAGTGTGGCGGGAAAGGAACTGACATTCCAGAGTGGAAGGAAATgcaagacattttgaaaatccGAAACTTGTGCGAGATTCCCGTAAAAGGGTCAGGGAGAAACCCCGGGAATGGGAACGCGAAGTCTGTCCGACGAGAGCCTTGGATGCGGGGGAGCTTTCCCAGACGCCCCTCCTGGAAGAATAAGGACAGGAAAGCCGCGAGGCAGCTGGGCGTGATCGTGGCAGTGTTCATGGTTTGCTGGACCCCGTACTTTGTCTCCTTCACCATCACGGCTCTGTGTGACTCTTGCATAAGTGCTCACACCCACATGGTCACAATCTGGCTGGGGTACCTGAACTCCACCCTCAACCCATTCATCTACCCTCTCAGTAACACCACCTTCAGAAAGACGTTCAGACAGACCCTCAGACAGCAGCACTGTCTGGCTAGAACGCactgcttttaa